From a region of the Candidatus Gracilibacteria bacterium genome:
- a CDS encoding PilT/PilU family type 4a pilus ATPase, translating to MIISQVLKDAVEMGASDILISAGNFPAIKKSGEIVYLDTYGILEQKDIDTEIMNIIPEKHRANFKINFELDYSLQIEGYGRFRVNAFKQKNGLGLVFRVIADSIPEFDDLNIPSIIKSFSHRKSGLVLITGGVGSGKSTTLASLINEINKNYNKHVIIIEDPIEFVHTSKKSLIEQRELGSSTLSFENGLKYALRQASDVIMVGEMRDLETFRLALRAAETGNLVFATLHTSGAARTVSRIVDMFPGDEKGYIRAQIAESLLGVVWQDLIKKEDGTRVVATEVMVKNKAIENMIREDHIHQINGAIETGKEHGMIPMKKYLEYLLKKGEINQEIFDNHIKKYGIDG from the coding sequence ATGATAATTTCGCAAGTTTTAAAAGATGCTGTTGAAATGGGGGCTTCTGATATACTCATATCTGCAGGGAATTTCCCAGCTATAAAAAAGAGTTGAGAAATTGTCTATTTGGATACATACGGTATATTAGAGCAAAAAGATATCGATACTGAAATTATGAATATAATTCCAGAAAAGCACAGAGCTAATTTTAAGATAAATTTTGAACTTGATTACTCATTACAAATTGAATGATACGGAAGATTTCGTGTAAATGCTTTTAAACAAAAAAATGGACTTTGACTCGTTTTCAGAGTAATCGCTGACTCAATTCCAGAATTTGATGACCTAAACATTCCTAGTATCATTAAGAGTTTTTCACACAGAAAAAGTGGACTTGTTCTCATTACAGGTTGAGTTGGATCAGGAAAGTCTACTACACTCGCATCACTCATAAATGAGATTAATAAAAACTATAACAAACATGTTATTATTATAGAGGATCCAATTGAATTTGTACACACAAGCAAGAAATCTCTGATAGAACAAAGGGAACTTTGAAGTTCTACATTAAGCTTTGAAAATGGATTAAAATACGCTCTCAGACAAGCAAGTGATGTAATTATGGTAGGGGAAATGAGAGATCTTGAAACATTTAGACTTGCACTTAGAGCCGCTGAAACAGGGAACCTTGTATTTGCTACTCTTCATACATCTGGAGCAGCAAGAACGGTTTCTAGAATTGTAGATATGTTCCCATGAGATGAAAAATGATATATCAGGGCACAAATTGCAGAGTCACTCTTATGAGTTGTTTGGCAAGATCTTATTAAAAAAGAGGATGGAACGAGAGTGGTAGCTACAGAAGTTATGGTGAAAAATAAAGCTATTGAGAATATGATACGTGAAGATCATATTCATCAAATTAATGGAGCAATAGAAACAGGGAAGGAACATGGAATGATTCCTATGAAAAAATATCTAGAGTACCTTCTGAAAAAATGAGAAATTAATCAAGAAATTTTTGATAACCATATTAAAAAATACTGAATAGACGGGTAG
- a CDS encoding 3',5'-cyclic nucleotide phosphodiesterase has translation MKELKATSPFIYKSQEESLLIENLAQSQLINTEQLLEIKKSYNQKVPYHNFVHALKVAEGVLKLPSHMFDIIEIKSLFIAALFHDAGHTGTSQDLDEFRSLDIAFQGIIDFENKYNYNGIDYGIVRKAIIGTVFKNRALNKDKYALILADLDVGTVGMSFAEFLYFADFPFSIEMNTEIKKWNKDVNYFKFLMSISKDIYITPEVQTMYPGALQNIRKYVEISDELFEKLFIFWNSGDITFKYFEDYFKKACY, from the coding sequence ATGAAAGAACTAAAAGCTACATCTCCGTTCATATACAAATCTCAAGAAGAATCTCTCCTTATTGAGAATCTTGCTCAGTCTCAACTCATCAACACTGAGCAACTTCTTGAAATAAAAAAATCATATAATCAAAAGGTTCCATACCATAATTTCGTACATGCACTCAAAGTAGCAGAGTGAGTATTAAAACTTCCAAGCCACATGTTTGATATCATAGAAATAAAAAGTTTATTTATAGCTGCACTCTTTCACGATGCCTGACATACTGGAACTTCTCAAGACCTTGATGAATTTAGATCCCTGGATATAGCATTTCAGGGAATTATTGATTTTGAAAATAAATACAACTATAACTGAATAGACTATTGAATCGTACGAAAGGCAATAATTGGAACAGTATTTAAAAATAGAGCGCTTAACAAAGATAAATATGCTCTCATACTCGCTGATTTAGATGTTGGAACTGTTTGAATGAGTTTTGCAGAATTTCTATATTTTGCAGATTTTCCATTTTCGATTGAAATGAATACAGAAATCAAAAAATGGAACAAGGATGTAAACTATTTTAAATTTCTTATGAGTATAAGTAAAGATATTTATATAACTCCAGAAGTTCAAACTATGTATCCTTGAGCTTTGCAAAATATTAGAAAGTATGTAGAGATATCAGACGAGTTATTTGAAAAACTGTTCATTTTTTGGAATAGTTGAGATATAACATTTAAATACTTTGAAGATTATTTCAAAAAAGCATGTTATTAG